The following are from one region of the Paenibacillus bovis genome:
- a CDS encoding FAD-dependent oxidoreductase has product MNQHTLQADVIVIGGSLGGTLAALAAAKQGLHVILTEPTDWLGGQLTSQAVPPDEHRWIEQGIGAPGTFIEFRERVREYYRNNYPLTEEALTNPILNPGNGWVSRLAHEPKVALQVLEDMLAVYVNTQRIEVLYQTVPVEVDVEHDTIRSITVNRLGHYRPKYTTLIGQYYLDGTDEGDLLPMSGTEYVSGAEARSQTDEPHALEEADPLDMQSITHVAAVDYIEGGDFTIDKPEEYEFWRQYTPSFSEYPILSWYATDANDTTKLKEFTLLPNEQGVTSLWDYRRIVDPSIWTEKLSAEVSLLNWAMNDYYAGPVTGVPLQERIPNLESARQLTLSLVYWLQTEAPRLDGGKGYPGIRLRGDIVGTADGLAKAPYIRESRRIKGMYTITEHDVSKELRGEQGIKRYEDSVGIGSYSLDLHPTVKTHRTFYIPNYPFEIPLGSLIPVRMKNLLPACKNISMTQIAGGCYRLHPVEWNIGEAAGYLAAYAIQNELTPQEIYESSEHVSRYQDMLTAGGVQLHWPEEVEKEVLQPSK; this is encoded by the coding sequence ATGAACCAACATACACTGCAAGCCGACGTCATCGTTATTGGAGGCAGCCTCGGAGGAACACTAGCCGCACTCGCCGCCGCCAAGCAGGGATTGCATGTTATTCTCACCGAACCGACAGACTGGCTCGGCGGACAGCTCACTTCCCAGGCCGTTCCACCGGATGAACACCGCTGGATTGAGCAAGGAATCGGTGCACCGGGGACCTTTATCGAATTCCGGGAACGCGTACGGGAATACTATCGCAACAACTATCCGCTCACCGAGGAAGCATTGACCAATCCAATCCTGAATCCCGGCAATGGCTGGGTCAGCCGACTGGCTCATGAACCCAAAGTAGCGCTGCAGGTGCTGGAAGATATGCTGGCGGTATATGTGAATACCCAGCGTATCGAAGTGCTGTACCAGACCGTACCGGTCGAAGTAGACGTAGAGCATGACACAATCCGCTCCATAACCGTTAACCGGCTGGGTCATTATCGTCCGAAATATACTACCCTGATCGGTCAATATTATCTGGACGGTACCGACGAAGGCGATCTGCTACCAATGTCCGGTACAGAATATGTCAGCGGTGCCGAAGCCAGATCCCAGACCGATGAACCTCATGCCCTGGAAGAAGCTGATCCGCTGGATATGCAGTCGATTACGCATGTGGCGGCAGTCGATTATATCGAAGGCGGCGACTTTACAATCGACAAGCCGGAAGAGTACGAGTTCTGGCGTCAGTACACGCCGTCCTTTTCCGAGTATCCGATCCTGAGCTGGTATGCAACAGATGCGAATGATACGACCAAGCTCAAGGAATTCACCCTGCTGCCGAATGAACAGGGCGTGACGTCGCTGTGGGATTACCGCCGTATCGTCGATCCATCGATCTGGACCGAGAAGCTGAGTGCCGAGGTGTCGCTGCTTAACTGGGCAATGAACGATTATTATGCCGGCCCGGTTACCGGGGTGCCGCTGCAGGAACGGATTCCGAATCTGGAGAGTGCTCGCCAGCTCACCCTGTCACTCGTGTACTGGCTGCAGACCGAGGCTCCTCGTCTGGATGGCGGCAAAGGCTATCCGGGAATCCGGCTGCGCGGCGATATTGTCGGTACGGCAGATGGACTCGCCAAAGCGCCATATATCCGCGAATCCCGCCGGATCAAGGGCATGTACACGATCACCGAGCATGATGTGAGCAAGGAGCTGCGCGGTGAGCAGGGGATCAAGCGCTACGAGGACAGTGTGGGAATCGGCAGCTATTCGCTTGATCTGCACCCGACCGTCAAGACGCACCGGACGTTCTATATTCCCAATTACCCGTTCGAGATTCCGCTCGGCTCACTGATTCCGGTACGGATGAAAAACCTGCTGCCTGCCTGCAAAAATATCAGTATGACCCAGATCGCCGGCGGTTGCTATCGTTTGCATCCGGTGGAATGGAATATCGGGGAAGCAGCCGGTTATCTGGCAGCGTATGCGATCCAGAATGAACTGACACCGCAGGAAATATACGAATCCAGCGAGCATGTGAGCCGCTATCAGGACATGCTGACCGCTGGCGGTGTACAGCTGCATTGGCCGGAAGAAGTAGAGAAGGAAGTGCTGCAGCCGTCCAAGTAG
- a CDS encoding DUF4127 family protein: MNSSHGTNGKIVMMPLDERPCNYNFPYELGKSTDYKVVRPPLEWMGHKKQPADTARLWTWTELECLRAKGAVLSLDTLLYGGIVPSRLHELDQAEIARRMEQLRQLKEQNPELVVYAFQLIMRCPQYSSSDEEPDYYADWGREIFRKGYLEHLDEEHGLDPAEQEELSSINARLPQEVLDDYLGRRAVNREANRLALRYVEEGIIDFLIFPQDDSAPYGYTARDQRLVREAIREKNLGLRVYMYPGADEVGCTLLARIVNHLRNTVPAVYVRFGSVEGPHIIPAYEDRRLYETLKYQIVAAGGMIVSSQSEADLVLLLNTPGEKMGEAVHQGKPSAGYDTERNLVELVEYAGYLLDHYKHSGQAAEQHATVSNDAHSVMSTVQKRRPAVAVADIAYANGGDLELLSLLRQRGILYRLAGYAGWNTSSNTLGTVIAQSMIYTHYGMTPEHLNFLALRYVEDFGYDSVVRKNLSNGPIQELGLDKFLLDGPRGHVSRIVREALEQFIRDHLQQEGHSIRIMDCYMPWNRMFEVGLCVHAD; the protein is encoded by the coding sequence ATGAATTCTTCGCATGGTACAAATGGCAAAATCGTAATGATGCCACTGGATGAGCGTCCCTGCAATTATAATTTCCCCTATGAACTCGGCAAAAGTACCGATTATAAAGTTGTTCGTCCGCCGCTTGAATGGATGGGTCACAAAAAGCAGCCTGCTGACACAGCACGTCTGTGGACATGGACAGAATTGGAATGTCTGCGTGCCAAAGGCGCGGTGCTGTCGCTGGATACCCTGCTGTACGGAGGCATTGTTCCTTCGCGGCTACACGAGCTGGATCAGGCGGAGATTGCTCGCCGGATGGAGCAGCTGCGTCAGCTGAAGGAGCAGAATCCGGAATTGGTGGTATACGCTTTTCAACTGATCATGCGCTGTCCGCAGTATTCTTCTTCGGATGAGGAACCTGACTATTATGCAGACTGGGGCCGAGAGATTTTCCGCAAGGGTTATCTGGAGCATCTGGATGAAGAGCATGGACTGGACCCTGCCGAACAGGAAGAGTTAAGCAGTATCAATGCCCGTCTGCCGCAGGAAGTACTGGATGATTATCTGGGACGACGCGCGGTTAACCGGGAAGCGAACCGCCTCGCGCTCCGTTATGTGGAAGAAGGGATTATCGATTTTCTTATTTTTCCACAGGATGATTCGGCGCCATATGGATATACAGCGAGAGATCAGCGGCTGGTGCGTGAAGCGATTCGCGAGAAAAATCTGGGTCTGCGTGTGTATATGTATCCCGGTGCGGATGAAGTCGGCTGCACGCTGCTCGCTCGTATAGTAAACCACTTGCGCAACACTGTACCTGCGGTGTATGTACGTTTTGGCTCGGTCGAAGGGCCGCATATAATCCCGGCGTATGAAGACCGGCGTCTGTATGAGACGCTCAAGTACCAGATTGTTGCGGCTGGCGGCATGATTGTCTCTTCGCAGTCCGAAGCCGATCTGGTGCTGCTGCTGAATACACCGGGCGAGAAAATGGGCGAGGCGGTTCATCAGGGCAAGCCTTCGGCTGGCTATGATACCGAGCGCAATCTGGTGGAACTGGTCGAATATGCTGGTTATCTGCTGGATCATTACAAACACAGCGGACAAGCAGCGGAACAGCACGCTACCGTCTCTAATGATGCTCATTCCGTCATGTCTACGGTGCAGAAGCGTCGTCCTGCTGTCGCTGTCGCGGATATCGCCTATGCCAATGGTGGGGATCTGGAACTGCTCAGTCTGCTTCGTCAGCGTGGCATTCTGTACCGGCTGGCTGGATACGCCGGCTGGAATACCAGTTCCAATACTTTGGGCACCGTAATCGCCCAGTCGATGATCTATACCCATTACGGGATGACTCCGGAGCATCTGAATTTTCTGGCTCTGCGATACGTGGAAGACTTTGGCTACGATTCAGTCGTCCGCAAAAATCTCAGCAATGGACCGATCCAGGAGCTGGGTCTGGATAAATTCCTGCTCGATGGCCCGCGCGGTCATGTCTCCCGGATCGTCCGCGAAGCCCTGGAACAATTTATCCGCGATCATTTGCAGCAGGAGGGTCATTCTATTCGCATCATGGACTGCTATATGCCATGGAACCGAATGTTCGAAGTGGGTCTTTGTGTACACGCGGATTGA
- a CDS encoding ABC transporter substrate-binding protein, producing MAEDYMRLRQAFTDQQEQQWFRVTMDELAGALCCTSRNARLILSRLAEAAWITFQPGRGRGNRSALLFHRSAAEVLLEEARERVIAGDVQAAFDWVYTYEKVANVRNDFLPWLTAYFGYSAAGDDTEQIIETLRLPIYRPIVCLDPANAVFAFDTELVDQLYSRLTGYDADSGRVTAGIAHAWECYQEGTVWTFYLLKHINFHSGQELTAHDVAASLERLRSHPYAHSWLVGQVDTIRVLNRYTVQIILDRPNRYLDLYMSHSGASILPAGTWPDTGLPIGSGAYRIIRLQHGQCVLERFPGYYDRGAMIDRIEIIIVPEHEAEYAIGPAPGTLTVVTGEIAIDPPADLLRQHHVTGVSMLSLNRRTMGPLQNHWLRQALVQGIDRQRMICELGETRISAARGLHVTQGREGSLTGESPYEFRVHEDTLYQPEQAEKALCMSGYKGIMLKMYTFPRHERDAYWLQTQYRKLGIEIAIHVVSWAELNHPMIREHADLILFEAVLAGGLLPQLEYLQSDHSLIRSRLPEKTAEHIDQIIAQMLCSDTAAFTDKRPRERNQQQISAWQQVETVLADSHSIVPLVERSATLLHHPGLRGVRINARGWTRFQDLWFSEMP from the coding sequence ATGGCAGAGGATTATATGCGTCTGCGTCAGGCATTTACCGACCAGCAGGAACAACAGTGGTTTCGCGTCACTATGGACGAATTGGCTGGAGCGCTGTGCTGCACATCACGTAATGCCCGACTGATCCTGTCCCGTCTGGCAGAAGCCGCCTGGATTACTTTTCAACCGGGTCGGGGCAGAGGGAACCGTTCAGCACTGTTATTCCACCGCTCCGCAGCCGAAGTGCTGTTGGAGGAAGCCAGGGAACGCGTAATAGCAGGCGATGTGCAGGCTGCTTTTGACTGGGTGTATACCTATGAAAAAGTAGCGAATGTACGCAATGATTTTTTGCCATGGCTGACCGCATACTTTGGCTATTCGGCAGCCGGCGATGATACAGAGCAGATAATTGAGACGCTGCGTCTGCCCATTTACCGGCCTATTGTCTGCCTGGACCCGGCGAACGCGGTATTTGCTTTTGATACGGAGCTGGTGGATCAGCTGTACAGCCGTCTGACCGGATACGATGCGGATTCAGGGCGTGTCACTGCCGGGATTGCCCATGCCTGGGAATGTTATCAGGAGGGGACGGTCTGGACGTTTTATCTGCTCAAACATATAAACTTTCACAGTGGACAGGAGCTGACCGCACACGATGTGGCAGCCAGTCTGGAGCGTCTTCGCAGTCATCCATATGCCCATAGCTGGCTGGTCGGACAGGTGGATACGATACGGGTGCTGAACCGTTATACCGTGCAGATTATATTGGATCGTCCGAACAGGTATCTGGATCTGTATATGAGTCACAGCGGTGCTTCGATTCTGCCAGCAGGTACATGGCCGGATACCGGGCTGCCCATTGGATCAGGGGCTTATCGTATCATCCGTCTGCAGCATGGTCAATGTGTGCTGGAGCGGTTCCCTGGTTATTATGATCGAGGCGCAATGATCGATCGGATCGAGATTATCATCGTGCCAGAACACGAAGCCGAATATGCGATAGGTCCGGCCCCGGGCACATTGACTGTAGTCACAGGAGAAATCGCTATTGATCCGCCCGCCGATCTGCTGCGACAACATCATGTCACCGGTGTCTCGATGCTGTCCCTGAATAGGCGTACAATGGGGCCGCTGCAAAACCACTGGCTGCGGCAGGCACTTGTACAGGGAATTGACCGCCAGCGAATGATCTGTGAGCTGGGTGAGACGCGAATATCTGCTGCCAGGGGACTGCATGTTACACAAGGCAGAGAGGGTTCTCTGACAGGGGAATCACCGTATGAATTCCGAGTACACGAAGATACCCTGTACCAGCCAGAACAGGCAGAGAAAGCGCTATGTATGTCCGGTTACAAAGGTATAATGCTTAAAATGTATACGTTTCCTCGGCATGAACGCGATGCCTACTGGCTGCAGACACAATACCGGAAACTGGGGATCGAGATTGCCATACATGTGGTCTCGTGGGCTGAACTGAATCATCCGATGATCCGGGAACATGCCGATCTGATCTTGTTCGAAGCGGTACTGGCCGGTGGACTACTGCCGCAGCTGGAGTATTTGCAGTCCGATCACAGCCTGATTCGCAGCAGACTGCCGGAAAAGACAGCGGAACATATCGACCAGATTATTGCCCAAATGCTGTGCTCCGATACGGCTGCTTTTACAGATAAGCGCCCTCGCGAACGGAATCAACAGCAGATATCCGCTTGGCAGCAGGTCGAAACGGTGCTAGCGGATTCACATAGTATCGTTCCATTGGTCGAACGTTCTGCTACGCTGCTACATCATCCCGGCCTTCGTGGAGTACGAATCAATGCACGGGGCTGGACCCGTTTTCAGGATTTATGGTTTAGTGAAATGCCTTGA
- a CDS encoding phenolic acid decarboxylase, with amino-acid sequence MDKFVGSHMIYTYENGWEYEIYIKNDHTIDYRIHSGMVAGRWVRDQEVDLVKLTEGVYKVSWTEPTGTDVSLNFMPDEKRMHGIIFFPKWVHEHPEITVCYQNDHIALMEESRLKYETYPKYVVPEFADITFIENAGVDNEELISIAPYPGMTDDIRAGKPLQSK; translated from the coding sequence ATGGACAAATTTGTTGGCAGTCACATGATTTATACGTATGAGAACGGTTGGGAATACGAGATTTATATCAAGAATGACCATACGATCGATTACCGTATTCACTCCGGTATGGTCGCAGGACGCTGGGTACGCGATCAGGAAGTAGATCTGGTAAAACTGACCGAAGGCGTATACAAAGTATCCTGGACCGAACCGACAGGCACAGATGTATCTCTTAATTTTATGCCAGATGAGAAAAGAATGCATGGTATTATTTTCTTCCCGAAATGGGTGCATGAACATCCGGAGATTACGGTCTGCTACCAGAACGATCATATCGCCCTGATGGAAGAATCCCGTCTGAAATATGAGACGTATCCAAAGTATGTTGTACCGGAATTTGCCGATATCACATTTATCGAGAATGCAGGTGTGGACAATGAAGAGCTGATCTCTATTGCACCTTACCCTGGCATGACCGACGATATCCGCGCCGGCAAGCCGCTGCAATCCAAATAA
- a CDS encoding DUF2179 domain-containing protein produces the protein MLKILLFIFLIQIVYVTAYTLRTILTLKGQKYVAASIGTIEVVIYVMGLNMVLSYLDQVVSLIVYAIGYGMGILLGSWIEEKIALGYITVKVISDAPNYRLAEVLRDKGYGVTSWIGQGRDGDRIMMEILAKRKNQDNLYKSILAVDPKAFVIMVEPREFHGGFWTKAIKR, from the coding sequence ATGCTTAAAATTTTGCTGTTTATTTTTCTGATTCAGATTGTGTATGTTACAGCCTATACACTGCGGACGATTCTGACGCTGAAAGGGCAAAAGTATGTAGCCGCCAGTATCGGGACGATCGAAGTCGTTATTTATGTGATGGGGCTCAATATGGTGCTGAGTTATCTGGATCAGGTCGTCAGTCTGATTGTGTACGCGATTGGCTATGGTATGGGGATTCTGCTCGGTTCGTGGATTGAGGAGAAGATTGCGCTCGGTTATATTACCGTCAAAGTGATCAGCGATGCACCAAATTACCGTCTGGCCGAAGTGCTGCGTGACAAAGGATACGGCGTGACTTCATGGATCGGGCAGGGTCGCGATGGCGACCGGATCATGATGGAGATTCTGGCGAAGCGCAAAAACCAGGATAATCTGTACAAAAGTATTCTGGCTGTAGATCCCAAAGCATTTGTTATTATGGTCGAGCCGCGTGAATTCCACGGCGGATTCTGGACCAAGGCGATCAAGCGTTGA
- a CDS encoding RNA polymerase sigma factor: MSVIVPLSEQYRQRLRQASWRMQYRAKTRLYHEHLDLNEQVSYFSASSDDMATVLLREWIDTLPSEQGRSIIAGLYLEGRSEQELAARLQISQQAVNRWKRKSLQHLSRTNNL; the protein is encoded by the coding sequence ATGTCTGTCATTGTACCACTGAGCGAGCAGTATCGGCAGCGACTGCGGCAAGCCTCCTGGCGAATGCAGTACCGTGCCAAAACCAGATTATATCACGAACATTTAGACTTGAACGAGCAAGTTAGCTACTTTTCTGCATCATCCGATGATATGGCTACTGTTCTATTGCGGGAGTGGATCGATACACTGCCTTCCGAGCAGGGCCGATCTATCATTGCCGGGCTATATCTGGAAGGACGAAGCGAGCAGGAACTTGCTGCCCGGCTGCAAATCAGTCAACAGGCGGTGAACCGATGGAAACGCAAAAGCTTACAACACCTCTCCCGGACGAACAATTTGTAA
- a CDS encoding aldo/keto reductase: MSTNIPTIQLNDGLDIPAIGLGTYSLNGYKGVESIKQGIEAGYRLIDSAFNYENEGAVGRAVQESSVPREQLRICSKLPGRHHAYDEALVTIEESLLRTGLDYFDLYIIHWPNPKQDKYVEAWQAMIEAKKRGYVRSIGVSNFLPEHLERIIQETGVAPVLNQVELHPYFEQAEQRAAHSQHGIITESWSPLGRGRGESVLEDAGIKQIADAYGKTPTQVILRWHTQLGAVPIPKAGSLEHQQENLNIFDFELTEEQMKTISAFSKDNKRLWDQDPAEYEEF; the protein is encoded by the coding sequence ATGTCAACAAATATTCCAACTATCCAGCTGAATGACGGACTGGATATTCCAGCAATCGGGCTGGGTACTTACTCGCTTAATGGCTACAAGGGCGTCGAATCAATCAAACAGGGGATCGAAGCCGGCTACCGGCTGATCGACTCGGCTTTTAATTATGAAAATGAAGGTGCGGTAGGCAGAGCGGTCCAGGAAAGCTCGGTACCGCGTGAACAGCTGCGCATCTGTTCCAAGCTGCCGGGACGGCATCATGCGTATGACGAAGCGCTTGTGACGATCGAAGAGTCGCTGCTGCGTACGGGTCTGGACTACTTTGACCTGTACATTATCCACTGGCCGAACCCCAAGCAGGACAAGTATGTAGAAGCCTGGCAAGCGATGATCGAGGCGAAAAAACGCGGCTATGTGCGCTCGATCGGAGTGAGCAACTTTCTGCCGGAACATCTGGAGCGCATTATTCAGGAAACAGGCGTTGCGCCGGTGCTTAATCAGGTAGAGCTGCATCCGTATTTTGAGCAGGCAGAGCAGCGTGCAGCCCATAGCCAACATGGGATTATCACCGAATCATGGAGTCCGCTCGGGCGCGGCCGCGGCGAAAGTGTACTGGAAGATGCTGGAATCAAGCAGATCGCCGATGCCTACGGCAAAACGCCAACCCAGGTCATTTTGCGCTGGCATACCCAGCTGGGCGCTGTACCGATCCCCAAAGCTGGCTCTCTGGAGCATCAGCAGGAGAACCTGAACATCTTTGACTTTGAACTGACTGAGGAACAGATGAAGACGATCTCCGCATTTAGCAAGGATAACAAAAGGCTATGGGATCAAGACCCTGCAGAATACGAAGAATTCTGA
- a CDS encoding aminoglycoside phosphotransferase family protein, whose translation MKWTSIVTSQGQLHRQWTDNIEVLYTGLHGLSVQRFRLKENGQSYIYKPFATAADVMRELRVYRQIMPWLPEVYPQLIAYSAGTITETPETDRVQASMHTSIQPSPGSTHSGCWLILEDIGELNHRHTEQVLLEMAELIAQWHRIPLANIAELPVQGQKPPLSVVREEVLQHWEQAIQLLSRSVQESSISSAGKGSNQSRSHLPDQQQLNRLQADLLHFQPDTASVLSHGDLHAGNYGMNPQGRLIVLDWEHAHAALPYWDLYHLLDMSHPLFPRRMNRTLRRLVLQRYVQSNCQQRDPGKGRSLDSSEFYRDYYRFAILYSLWMLLLIERDLQQPKALWPHSQLLAQRRETIEHLLQCIEEWSGL comes from the coding sequence GTGAAATGGACATCTATCGTTACTTCGCAGGGACAACTACATAGACAATGGACCGACAACATCGAAGTACTGTATACCGGTCTGCACGGACTGTCGGTACAGCGATTTCGGTTAAAGGAAAATGGGCAGAGCTATATTTACAAGCCATTTGCTACAGCAGCGGATGTGATGCGCGAACTCCGGGTGTATCGTCAGATCATGCCATGGCTGCCGGAAGTGTATCCGCAACTGATTGCATATTCGGCAGGAACGATAACGGAGACTCCGGAAACCGATAGGGTACAAGCATCTATGCATACATCCATACAGCCGTCCCCCGGATCTACCCATTCCGGCTGCTGGCTGATTCTGGAGGATATAGGGGAACTGAATCATCGTCATACCGAGCAGGTGCTACTGGAGATGGCAGAGCTGATCGCGCAGTGGCATCGTATACCGCTGGCAAATATTGCAGAACTACCTGTTCAGGGGCAAAAGCCTCCGCTATCTGTAGTCAGGGAAGAAGTGCTGCAGCACTGGGAGCAGGCGATACAGCTGTTGTCCCGAAGTGTGCAGGAATCCTCCATATCCTCTGCAGGAAAAGGCAGTAATCAGAGCCGATCTCATCTACCCGATCAGCAGCAGTTGAACAGATTGCAGGCAGATCTTCTTCACTTTCAGCCGGATACAGCAAGTGTCCTATCCCATGGTGATCTGCATGCGGGCAATTATGGGATGAATCCGCAGGGCCGCCTGATTGTGCTGGACTGGGAACATGCTCATGCTGCTTTGCCTTACTGGGACCTATATCATCTGCTCGATATGTCGCATCCGCTGTTCCCGAGAAGGATGAATCGTACGCTTCGCCGGCTTGTGCTGCAGCGATATGTACAGTCCAATTGTCAGCAGCGCGATCCGGGAAAAGGCCGCTCGCTGGACAGCAGTGAATTTTACCGGGATTATTACCGGTTTGCGATACTGTATTCGCTGTGGATGCTGCTGCTGATCGAGCGGGATCTGCAGCAGCCCAAGGCGCTCTGGCCGCACTCCCAGCTGCTGGCCCAGCGCCGGGAGACGATAGAGCATCTATTGCAGTGTATCGAGGAATGGTCCGGCTTATAG
- a CDS encoding GNAT family N-acetyltransferase yields MLNQMTIERLDTLDKDMEQFVDMLVAVVNDGASIGFLPPLDREEARSYWHGVIAPDVILLAARSGEQIAGTVQVQLCSKPNGNHRAEIAKLMVHPDYRRHGIARQLMLEAELVARQAERSLLVLDTRDGDPSNLLYQSLGFLQAGQIPYFARSENGSLDATNLYYKVLE; encoded by the coding sequence ATGTTGAATCAGATGACAATAGAACGTCTGGATACGCTGGACAAGGATATGGAGCAATTTGTGGATATGCTGGTGGCTGTAGTGAACGACGGAGCATCTATTGGCTTCCTGCCACCGCTGGATAGAGAGGAAGCCCGTTCTTACTGGCATGGGGTGATCGCGCCGGATGTTATTCTGCTGGCTGCCCGTTCCGGTGAACAGATAGCCGGCACCGTGCAGGTACAGCTGTGCAGCAAACCAAACGGCAATCACCGTGCGGAGATCGCCAAGCTGATGGTGCATCCGGATTACCGTCGTCATGGTATCGCCCGCCAGCTAATGCTGGAAGCGGAGCTGGTGGCGCGTCAGGCTGAACGCTCGCTGCTGGTACTGGATACGCGTGATGGCGATCCGTCGAATTTACTATACCAATCGCTCGGCTTTCTGCAAGCAGGACAGATTCCGTATTTTGCCCGCTCGGAGAACGGTTCGCTGGATGCGACCAATCTGTACTACAAAGTGCTGGAATAG
- a CDS encoding PadR family transcriptional regulator — protein sequence MRVLKYAILGLLNRHECSGYDITSQFKEEIGQFWSAKHSQIYPELKKLVDEELVQFRTVIQGEKLEKKIYTITSEGQRELMEWVSASAPLPETEKDTFMLKMYFIGNLPKEEARELFADQLRLRRHKLKDLQQRYEGLKQTFGAEGAEVTFANPHLGHYLVLTKALAREQSYVDWLEEHVQIFG from the coding sequence ATGCGAGTATTAAAATATGCTATTCTCGGACTGCTGAATCGTCATGAATGCAGCGGCTACGATATCACAAGTCAATTTAAAGAAGAGATCGGACAATTCTGGAGCGCCAAGCACAGCCAGATTTATCCGGAACTCAAAAAGCTGGTCGATGAAGAGCTGGTACAATTCCGTACAGTGATCCAGGGGGAAAAGCTGGAGAAAAAAATATATACGATTACTTCCGAGGGACAGCGGGAACTGATGGAATGGGTCAGTGCTTCTGCACCTCTGCCGGAGACAGAAAAAGATACATTTATGCTGAAAATGTACTTTATCGGCAATCTGCCGAAGGAAGAAGCCCGCGAGCTGTTCGCGGATCAGCTGCGTCTGCGTCGGCACAAGCTGAAAGATCTGCAGCAGCGGTATGAAGGGCTGAAGCAGACTTTTGGAGCAGAAGGTGCAGAGGTGACATTTGCCAATCCCCATCTGGGACATTATCTGGTACTGACCAAGGCGCTGGCCCGTGAGCAAAGTTATGTGGACTGGCTGGAGGAGCATGTGCAGATCTTCGGATAA